A region of Ochotona princeps isolate mOchPri1 chromosome 2, mOchPri1.hap1, whole genome shotgun sequence DNA encodes the following proteins:
- the LOC101526666 gene encoding flavin-containing monooxygenase 5-like, translated as MAKKRIAIIGAGISGLGAIKCCLEEDLEPTCFERNDDIGGLWKFQKYTSEKMPSIYKSVTINTSKEMMCFSDFPIPDHFPNYMHNSKIMDYFQMYAKHFGLLSYICFKTRVRSVKKHADFSFNGKWDIVVERDGKHETLVFDGILVCSGHHTDPYLPLQSFPGIEKFKGCYFHSREYKTPEEFSEKRIIVVGIGNSGVDIAVELSRVAKQVFLSTRRGAWILHRVWDNGYPMDSSFFTRFNSFLHKIFTTSFINNHLEKILNSRFNHALYGLKPQHRPLSQHPTISDDLPNNIISGKVQVKPNVTEFTETDAIFEDGTVEENIDVVVFATGYSFSFPFLDSLVKVNNNEVSLYKLMFPPDLEKPTLAIIGLIQPLGIVLPIAELQARWAVRVFKGLSNLPPMKIMMADIAQRKKDMEKRYVKTPRHTIQVDHIEYMDEIAILMGVKPNLPLLFLSDPKLAMEVFFGPCTPYQYRLQGPGKWDGARRAILTQRERITKPLKTRVTSEDCHSSSLLSWRKMMPISLAFLTAAFTYFRYIHQFRQK; from the exons AAATACACTTCAGAGAAAATGCCTAGTATCTACAAATCTGTGACCATCAATACTTCCAAGGAGATGATGTGTTTCAGTGACTTCCCTATACCTGACCATTTTCCCAACTACATGCACAACTCCAAGATCATGGACTACTTTCAGATGTATGCCAAACACTTTGGCCTTTTGAGCTACATTTGTTTTAAG ACCAGAGTGCGGAGTGTGAAGAAGCATGCGGATTTTTCTTTCAATGGAAAATGGGATATTGTTGTGGAAAGGGATGGGAAGCACGAGACTCTGGTCTTTGATGGGATTTTGGTCTGCAGTGGACATCACACAGACCCCTACTTACCGCTTCAGTCCTTCCCAG GCATTGAAAAATTTAAAGGCTGTTATTTTCACAGTCGGGAATACAAAACTCCTGAAGAATTTTCAGAAAAGAGAATCATTGTGGTTGGCATTGGGAATTCTGGAGTAGACATCGCAGTGGAACTCAGTCGTGTAGCCAAAcag GTATTTCTTAGCACTAGACGAGGAGCGTGGATCTTACACCGTGTTTGGGACAATGGATATCCCATGGATAGTTCATTTTTTACTCGGTTCAATAGTTTCCTGCATAAGATATTCACTACATCCTTCATAAATAATCACCTAGAGAAGATCTTGAATTCACGATTCAATCATGCACTGTATGGCCTGAAGCCTCAGCACAG ACCTTTAAGCCAGCACCCAACAATCAGTGATGACCTGCCCAACAACATCATTTCTGGGAAAGTCCAAGTGAAGCCCAACGTGACCGAGTTCACTGAAACAGATGCCATTTTTGAGGACGGCACTGTCGAGGAGAATATTGATGTGGTTGTCTTTGCCACAGGATAcagtttctcttttcctttcctcgaTAGTTTGGTGAAGGTTAACAATAATGAAGTGTCCCTGTATAAACTTATGTTCCCACCTGACCTGGAGAAGCCGACGCTGGCCATCATTGGTCTCATCCAGCCACTGGGCATCGTCCTCCCTATTGCAGAACTCCAGGCACGCTGGGCTGTGCGAGTGTTCAAAG GGCTGAGCAATTTGCCCCCAATGAAGATCATGATGGCAGACATTGCCCAGAGGAAAAAGGACATGGAAAAAAG GTATGTGAAGACCCCCCGCCACACCATCCAGGTGGATCACATTGAGTACATGGATGAGATCGCCATCCTGATGGGAGTGAAGCCCAACCTgccccttctctttctttcagatCCAAAGTTAGCCATGGAGGTTttctttggtccctgcaccccatACCAATACCGCCTACAGGGGCCAGGGAAATGGGATGGGGCACGACGAGCCATCCTGACCCAGAGAGAACGCATCACCAAACCCCTCAAGACTCGAGTCACTAGTGAGGACTGCCactcatcctcactgctttcttgGAGAAAGATGATGCCAATTAGCCTGGCATTTCTGACTGCTGCCTTCACATACTTCAGATATATTCATCAGTTTAGACAGAAGTGA